From the Glutamicibacter halophytocola genome, the window TGGATGCGGCCCATGCGGCGGCTGGCGCCTGGGGCAAAACCAGCCCGGCGCAGCGCGCGGTGATCCTGAACAAGATCGCCGACCGCATCGAGGAGAACCTCGAAATGCTGTCCGTGGCCGAAACCTGGGACAACGGCAAGGCCATCCGCGAATGCCTGAACGCCGACCTCCCGCTGGCGGTGGACCACTTCCGCTACTTCGCCGGAGCCATCCGCGCCCAGGAGGGCAGCCTCTCCCAGCTGGACGATGACACCACCGCCTACCATTACCATGAGCCGCTGGGCGTGGTCGGGCAGATCATCCCGTGGAACTTCCCGCTGCTCATGGCCGTGTGGAAGCTCGCCCCGGCGCTGGCCGCCGGCAACGCGATCGTGCTCAAGCCCGCCGAGCAGACTCCGGTCTCCATCCTGGTGCTCATGGAACTGATCGGCGACCTGCTGCCCGCCGGCGTGCTCAACGTGGTCAACGGCTTCGGCGTGGAAGCGGGCAAGCCGCTGGCATCCAACAAGCGCATCCGCAAGATCGCCTTCACCGGCGAGACCACCACCGGCCGGCTGATCATGCAGTATGCCTCGGAGAACCTGATCCCGGTGACCCTGGAGCTGGGCGGCAAGTCCCCGAACATCTTCTTCGAGGACATCGCCGCCAAGGATGACGCCTTCTATGACAAGGCCCAGGAAGGGTTCACCCTGTTCGCGCTGAACCAGGGCGAGGTCTGCACCTGCCCATCGCGCGCGCTGATCCAGGAGAGCATCTACGAGCGCTTCATGGGAGATGTGGTGGCCCGCACCAAGGCCATCAAGCAGGGCCACCCGCTGGATACCGACACCATGATGGGTGCCCAGGCCTCCAACGACCAGCTGGAGAAGATCCTCTCCTACATGGAGATCGGCAAGGCCGAAGGCGCCAAGGTGCTGCTCGGCGGCGGGCGCGCGGATCTGGGCGGGGAACTGTCCGGAGGCTACTATGTACAGCCGACCATTTTCGAGGGCACCAATGACATGCGCATCTTCCAGGAGGAGATCTTCGGACCGGTGGTCGCGGTGACCAGGTTCAAGGACTACAACGACGCGATCTCCATCGCCAACGACACCCTCTACGGGCTGGGCTCGGGCGTGTGGAGCCGCAACGGCAACGTGGCCTACCGCGCCGGCCGGGCCATCCAGGCCGGACGCGTCTGGGTCAACCAGTATCACGCCTACCCGGCGCACTCGGCCTTCGGCGGGTACAAGTCCTCGGGCATCGGGCGCGAAAACCACCTGATGATGCTCGATCACTACCAGCAGACCAAGAACCTGCTTGTCTCCTACTCGGAGGACAAGCTCGGCTTCTTCTAAGCCGGAATAACTGCCACAGGCACTATCAAAAGTACGTAGACCTCAAAGGTGCGGGGTCAACACCGATAACAACCGGGACTCGATTAGCCTCATTTCCCGGAAGCTATCCGTTGCCCCGCACCTTTGAAAGCCATGCAAAGGACAAAGTACATGAGCACGATGAAAGCTGCAATAGTTGAAGGTTTCGGCGAAGAGTTTCAGGTAAAGGACGCTGCGATTCCGCAACCGGGCCCCGGTCAAGTGCTGGTCAAGCTGATTGCCTCCGGCGTTTGCCATACGGATCTTCACGCTGCCGAAGGTGACTGGCCAGTCAAGCCCAAGCTGCCATTGATCCCGGGGCATGAAGGCGTGGGAACTGTTGAGAAGCTTGGCGAAGGAGTCACCGAAGTCGCGGTGGGCGACTTGATTGGCAATGCCTGGCTCGCCAGTGCTTGCGGTCATTGCCAATACTGCCGAACCGGTTGGGAGACACTGTGCGAGGCCCAAACCAACGGCGGGTATTCGGTGGACGGATCGTTCGGCCAGTACATGCTGGTCGATGCGCGTTATGCGGCGCGCATCCCTGAAGGCTCAGACCCCCACGAAATTGCTCCGGTGCTGTGCGCGGGGGTGACGGTGTACAAGGGGCTGAAGATGACCGAAGTCAGGCCCGGCCAGTGGGTCGCCATCTCGGGCATTGGAGGGCTGGGGCATATTGCGGTGCAGTACGCAGTAGCCATGGGAATGCGCGTCATCGCCATTGACGTGGCTGACGACAAGTTGGCATTGGCTGCTAAACACGGTGCAGAAATTACAGTAAATGCCTTCGCCCAAGATCCTGCTGAAGTGATCCAGGAAAAGATTGGCGGAACACACGGCGTGCTCGTGACCGCTGTCCACCCCAAGGCGTTTGGGCAGGCGATCGGCATGACTCGCCGTGGCGGAACTATTGTGTTCAACGGGCTGCCAGCCGGTGACTTCCCGGCCCCGATCTTCGACATCGTGCTCAAGGGTCTGACTATCCGCGGTTCGATCGTCGGAACCCGACAGGACATGATCGAGGCGCTGGACTTCTACGCCGCGGGAAAGATCAAACCGACATTCCACACACGGCCCCTGGACGACATTAATGCAGTCTTCGATGAGATGCGCCATGCCAAGATCGATGGCCGCGTGGTGATCGACTACACCGGAGAAAAATAGTCGCGACCGCTTGCCCGTGCCTGGCAGCCGTCCCCTTTCGGCGGCCAGGCTCGGGCATTGGCGTATGCCCAGCACCGTGGACTGCATTGATCAAATGGAGGACACTGGCAACAACAACTTCACGCAGGAGCGAATCATGAGTACCGCGAGAGAAACCAAGGCGACCATCAACGGGGAAAGCTTCTCCCGGGTGGCTTTCACCCCCGAGGCCTTGGAACTGCTGCGCAAGCTCTGGGGGATCCATGGCCCGCTGATGTTCCACCAATCCGGTGGCTGCTGCGACGGCTCCTCGCCCATGTGCTATCCGGCCGGAGAATTCCGCACCGGCGGCTCGGATATCCTGCTCGGCCTGCTTCCCTTGGATGATGGGCAGGGCCAATCACTGGGCGAGATCGAATTCTGGATGTCCAAGGAGCAGTTCGAGTATTGGAAGCACACCAAGCTGACCGTTGATGTGGTGGCCGGGCGCGGCTCCGGGTTCTCGGTAGAGGCCCCGGAAGGCAAGCGCTTCCTGATCCGCAGCCAGATCATAGAATTCCCCTCCAGCTAGGAGCGACTGATGCAAGGTCCCAAGGTCTATATCCATTTCCCGGGCACTGCCCGCGAAGCGCTGGGCTTCTACGCCGGCATTTTTGGCGGCGAGCTCGCGCTGTACACCCTTGAGGAGTTCAACCGCACCGATGGCGACCCGCAGGCCATCGCCCATGGCGAGCTCAATGGCGTGGTTTGCTTGGCTGGCTCCGATGCCTCCGGGGAGGATCGGCCATTTCGCTCCGAGGGAATGATGCTTTCGCTGCTGGGCACCGCGGAACCGGCGGTGCTGCACCGGTGGTTCGACCAGCTTGGCGCCTCGGGCGAAGTGATCGACCCGCTCTCGGTGAAGCCCTGGGGCGCGAGCGACGGGCAGGTGCGCGACCGCTATGGGCTGCACTGGCTGATCGGCTACGAAGGCGCCGAGGCGGCGCAGAAATAGCGCTTGCCCCCTTTTCACCTGCCGAACAGGCGGGCGAGGAAGCCCTTCTTCGCCTCGTTCCCGTGGCCGGCGCAACGATCCTTGGCTGGAACGCCGCGCATGACGGAATCAACGTGCTGGCCACAGCCAGCCCAGGTGGTCTTCTGGCAGATCTTGCACTGAACCTGGCGGCACATGATTTCTCCTTGGTGTTGGCTATGAAAGGGAAAGGAAGAGCTTTTCGAGCTCTTCGACGCTCAGGCCGTCCTCTTCTTCGGAGGCCTTCTGCGGGTCGGCGATGCAGTACTGCATCGCGGTGGACACTATGGCGAATCCGGCGCGGTCCAGCGCGGTGGACACTGCAGCAAGCTGCGTGACCACTTCCCTGCAGGATCCGTCGGTTTCCACGGCGTTGATCACCGCATCGAGCTGGCCGCGGGCGCGCTTGAGCCGGTTGAGGATTCGCTTGCGGGTTGCTTCATCAGCGGTGCGCATCAATTGCTCCTTGTGTTGGTGCCGTGGTCCTCCAGCGCGGTGAGCAGCTGTTCGAACGCAACAGGGTTCAGTGCTCCGGGTTCTGAATGTACAAGTATTCCATTTCTTGAACGCCATCAGCGTCGGGACCGCGGCAATTTGCCTGGCCTTGGCCAGCCCCGGCTGGATTTTCGTGTTGGCCTTTCCGAAGGTGATGTCCAGGTGGAATCGGCGATGTCTGCGGGTTTCATGATCTAGCTGCTCTCAGGGCTAGCCGGCAGTTGGGCATCACGAGGCAGGCTGTACCGAGCAGGCTGGCCGCGCCTGCGACAGCGAGGACGGCGATGCCAGCAGGCGCTGGCAGTTCCTGGGTCAGCACGAAGACGCCCATCGCCAGCACGAACCATCCGAAGCTTCGGCGCAGCGCTTTCTCGTTGATGCTGTGCGCCAGGCGTGCGCCGGCCAGCGAACCGAGGATCGCGGCAGCCACCAGCCCAGCGGACAGTGGCACGTTCACTGCTGCCGAGGCTGCCTGCCCGGCCACGCCGGCAACCGAATTCAAGGCGATGACCAGCAGCGAGGTCCCGACTGCCTGCCCCATGGGCAATCCCGCCAGCAGCACCAGTGCTGGAACGATCAGGAACCCGCCACCGGCGCCGAGCAGACCGGTAAGCAGCCCAATGCCCAGGCCGATCGGGAGGACCAGCAAGCCAGGCAGCGTGCGCGCTGGCTGCTTGCGGCCGCGGATCATGCCCAGGGCGCTGGCTATCATGATCCCCGCGAACCCGGCCATCAGCACGGCGGCAGGGATGCCCTTGGCCAGCATCCCGCCGGCATATGCTCCGATCATGCTCGCTGCAGCCAGGGCCACGCCGGGGCCAAAGCGCACATTCTTCTTGAATGCATGGGGAACCAGGGTGGCCGCCGAGGTCGCGCCCACTACCAGCAAGGAAGTGGCGATCGATTCGTGGGCCGGCATTTTGGCCATGTAGCTGAGCAGCGGAACCATCAGAATCGACCCTCCGCCTCCAAACAGCCCCAGGCTCAGCCCCACCAGGACGGTAGCGGCCAAGGTCATGATCAGCACGGAGGTTGCCACTGCCTACTTTCCCGTCTTGTTCCAGGGCATCTTGCCCAACACGCTGATCATCGGGCAGGAGTCGCGCACCGCCGAGAACACCAGCCCGCCGCCGATGGCCGCCGAAAGCCAAGCGGCCTTCGGGGAAATGACTTTTGCGCCGATCAGCCCGGCCACCACGAGCGATCCTGCGGTCAGGCGCATCTGGCGGTCCATTGCCCAGCGCTGGATGCCTCGCGCCACGGTGCCTCCGGCAGCCTGGTAGGCGGTAACTCCGCCGCTAAGCACGGTGCCGTGCTCCAAGCCGGCATCCTGCAGCGCGCGCTGAGCCTTGGCTGCGCGGCTGCCGCTATGGCAGATCAGCAGCGGCTTGCCCGGTAGCTTGGCCAGCACCTCGGCGGGATTAGCGGTGAAGTCATCCAGCGGCACGTTGCAGGAGCCGGGGATGTGGACGGTTTCGAATTCGCCTGGGGTGCGCACGTCGATCAGCGCGAGATCGGCGTTGGGGGAGTCCACTAGGCACTTGAGTGCTTCGGCGTCCATGGTCATCACTGGGGTACTCATTGAATGCGGTCCACCTTTTCGTTGGGAGGTTGGTTAGTTGGAGCTGTTTTTCCAGCCAAGGTAGCTGCCTTCGAGCTCGACCACGTCGAATCCGGCATCGCGCAGTGCGCTGGCAGCTACTGCGTTGCGCATGCCGCTCTGGCAGTACGTCACGATTTTGCCGCCGGCAGGCAGCTCCTGCTGATGCCACAGCACCTTGCCGCCTGAGAGGTGGCGCGCTCCCGGGATGTGGCCGGCTGCGTACTCGCTCTTGTTGCGCACATCCAGCAGCAATTCATAGGCGAATTCCTCCAGCTGGGCCGGGGAGATGGACTTCGGAACGGCCAGTGGCAGCCCTTCCAGGCTGGTGGCATAGCCGGTGACCGCGTCGATGCCCACGCGCATCAGATGTGCGCGGATCCGCTCGGCATGCTCCGCGGATTGGGCTAGCACGATCATCGAGCGCTGGTCGTTCTCCGGGTCGTAGGCCCAGGCGCCGAAGCTGGCGGTCTTGCCCAGGCCGGGAATGGATAATGCTCCTGGAACCGTGCCTGCGGCGATCTCGATGTGCGACCGGGTGTCGACGAATACTGCTGCGCCGTCCTGGACTTGCGCCAGGATTTCTTGGGCGCAGACCTTTTCGAGGTGCGGCAGCGGGCCAAGCACTGCTGGGCCTTCGCGGTTCTCGCTTTTCATTCGAGCGAAGTAGGCATGCGCGTCAGGCTGGCCATTGAGCAGCTCGTCGATGAAGCCCTGTTCGTCGTTATTGGCCAGGTAGCCAGCCCACCAGGAGAACTCGCGTTCGTAGCCCAGGGTAGTGGAAGGCACTGCGCCTAGGGCTTTGCCGCAGGCGCTGCCAGAACCGTGGCCCGGATGGACTTGGATATAGTCCGGCAGTTCGGCCAGGGTCTTCTTCAGCGAAGCGTAGAGATCGCGGGCTCCTGCGAAGCGGGTGTCCACGCCGCCGGCGGCCTCATCGAGCAGATCGGGGCGGCCCAGGTCGCCAGCGAAGATGAAGTCGCCGGAGAGCAGGTAGCCAGGAGAGCTGCTGAAGGCGCCGTCGGTGAGCAGGTAGGACAGGTGCTCGGGGGTGTGGCCCGGGGTGTGCCGGGCAATGATCTTCAGGTTGCCCAGGTTGATGGCGTCACCGTCCATGAGCCGCTCTGCCTCGAAGCCGTACTGCCAATCCTTGCCGCCTTCGCCCGAGACGTAGGCCGTTGCGCCGGTGGCAGCTGCCAGTTCGCGGGTGCCGGAGAGGTAATCGGCGTGGATGTGGGTTTCGGCCGCAGCGGTGATGCGCATGCCGTGCTTGGCAGCCAATGCCAAGTAGTCGGAGATGTCGCGGCGTGCATCGACGACCAGGGCTTCGCCCTTGGCCTGGCAGCCGATGAAGTAGCTGGCCTGCGCCAAGTCCTCGTCGTAAAGGCGTTCGAGAAGCATTCGCTTGTCCTTTCGTCTGGTGTTGAGTCCAGCATAGGATATACCCCAGGGGGTATGTCAATAATACCGTGGGGGGTATGCCTGGGGCGATGTTGAATCTGGCCGGCGTCCGGGCTGCCCCACCGGCTGCTCCAGCAAGCTGCGCAATCCCTATTGCATCGATTCCGCTCCCATTCGCGCTCGCCGTCTGGGGAACCGGGGGCCAATCCATGATGACCGGGGCAGCTGGCTATGCCATGCTCGAGGCAGGCTTCTTTCCCATATCGGCCAGCAGCCTGGGCCTCACGCTTCGAAAGGCTAGAGCATGAACGAGCAAGAGAACTACGACCTGATTGTCATCGGCGCCGGACCGGTCGGTGAAAATGTGGCCGACTATGCGACCCGCAAAGGCGTGCGCGTGGCCATCGTCGAGTCCGAACTGGTGGGCGGGGAATGCTCCTACTGGGCGTGCATGCCTTCCAAGGCGCTGCTGCGCAGCGGACATGCGCTGCGCGCGGCCCAGCGGGTGCCCGGCGCCAGCCAAGCGGCCACCGGGAAACTTGATGCCAGCGCGGTGCTGGCAAGGCGCACGCAATTCACCAGCGGATGGAAAGACGACGGGCAGGCCCAATGGCTGGAGTCTGCCGGGATCGAGCTGATCCGTGGCCGAGGCCGCCTGCTGGGGGTCGGCAAGGTGCAGGTCGGCGACCGGATTCTCAGCGCGCGCGCCGTGGCGCTGGCCACCGGATCGATCCCCAAGCTCCCGGAGATCCCGGG encodes:
- the adh gene encoding aldehyde dehydrogenase, encoding MSVYANPNTDGALVDFKPRYENYIGGQWVAPSKGMYFENVTPVTGKVFCEVARSTAEDIEIALDAAHAAAGAWGKTSPAQRAVILNKIADRIEENLEMLSVAETWDNGKAIRECLNADLPLAVDHFRYFAGAIRAQEGSLSQLDDDTTAYHYHEPLGVVGQIIPWNFPLLMAVWKLAPALAAGNAIVLKPAEQTPVSILVLMELIGDLLPAGVLNVVNGFGVEAGKPLASNKRIRKIAFTGETTTGRLIMQYASENLIPVTLELGGKSPNIFFEDIAAKDDAFYDKAQEGFTLFALNQGEVCTCPSRALIQESIYERFMGDVVARTKAIKQGHPLDTDTMMGAQASNDQLEKILSYMEIGKAEGAKVLLGGGRADLGGELSGGYYVQPTIFEGTNDMRIFQEEIFGPVVAVTRFKDYNDAISIANDTLYGLGSGVWSRNGNVAYRAGRAIQAGRVWVNQYHAYPAHSAFGGYKSSGIGRENHLMMLDHYQQTKNLLVSYSEDKLGFF
- the adhP gene encoding alcohol dehydrogenase AdhP, which encodes MSTMKAAIVEGFGEEFQVKDAAIPQPGPGQVLVKLIASGVCHTDLHAAEGDWPVKPKLPLIPGHEGVGTVEKLGEGVTEVAVGDLIGNAWLASACGHCQYCRTGWETLCEAQTNGGYSVDGSFGQYMLVDARYAARIPEGSDPHEIAPVLCAGVTVYKGLKMTEVRPGQWVAISGIGGLGHIAVQYAVAMGMRVIAIDVADDKLALAAKHGAEITVNAFAQDPAEVIQEKIGGTHGVLVTAVHPKAFGQAIGMTRRGGTIVFNGLPAGDFPAPIFDIVLKGLTIRGSIVGTRQDMIEALDFYAAGKIKPTFHTRPLDDINAVFDEMRHAKIDGRVVIDYTGEK
- a CDS encoding DUF779 domain-containing protein; protein product: MSTARETKATINGESFSRVAFTPEALELLRKLWGIHGPLMFHQSGGCCDGSSPMCYPAGEFRTGGSDILLGLLPLDDGQGQSLGEIEFWMSKEQFEYWKHTKLTVDVVAGRGSGFSVEAPEGKRFLIRSQIIEFPSS
- a CDS encoding VOC family protein yields the protein MQGPKVYIHFPGTAREALGFYAGIFGGELALYTLEEFNRTDGDPQAIAHGELNGVVCLAGSDASGEDRPFRSEGMMLSLLGTAEPAVLHRWFDQLGASGEVIDPLSVKPWGASDGQVRDRYGLHWLIGYEGAEAAQK
- a CDS encoding metal-sensitive transcriptional regulator; this encodes MRTADEATRKRILNRLKRARGQLDAVINAVETDGSCREVVTQLAAVSTALDRAGFAIVSTAMQYCIADPQKASEEEDGLSVEELEKLFLSLS
- a CDS encoding sulfite exporter TauE/SafE family protein, with product MATSVLIMTLAATVLVGLSLGLFGGGGSILMVPLLSYMAKMPAHESIATSLLVVGATSAATLVPHAFKKNVRFGPGVALAAASMIGAYAGGMLAKGIPAAVLMAGFAGIMIASALGMIRGRKQPARTLPGLLVLPIGLGIGLLTGLLGAGGGFLIVPALVLLAGLPMGQAVGTSLLVIALNSVAGVAGQAASAAVNVPLSAGLVAAAILGSLAGARLAHSINEKALRRSFGWFVLAMGVFVLTQELPAPAGIAVLAVAGAASLLGTACLVMPNCRLALRAARS
- a CDS encoding rhodanese-like domain-containing protein, translated to MSTPVMTMDAEALKCLVDSPNADLALIDVRTPGEFETVHIPGSCNVPLDDFTANPAEVLAKLPGKPLLICHSGSRAAKAQRALQDAGLEHGTVLSGGVTAYQAAGGTVARGIQRWAMDRQMRLTAGSLVVAGLIGAKVISPKAAWLSAAIGGGLVFSAVRDSCPMISVLGKMPWNKTGK
- a CDS encoding MBL fold metallo-hydrolase, encoding MLLERLYDEDLAQASYFIGCQAKGEALVVDARRDISDYLALAAKHGMRITAAAETHIHADYLSGTRELAAATGATAYVSGEGGKDWQYGFEAERLMDGDAINLGNLKIIARHTPGHTPEHLSYLLTDGAFSSSPGYLLSGDFIFAGDLGRPDLLDEAAGGVDTRFAGARDLYASLKKTLAELPDYIQVHPGHGSGSACGKALGAVPSTTLGYEREFSWWAGYLANNDEQGFIDELLNGQPDAHAYFARMKSENREGPAVLGPLPHLEKVCAQEILAQVQDGAAVFVDTRSHIEIAAGTVPGALSIPGLGKTASFGAWAYDPENDQRSMIVLAQSAEHAERIRAHLMRVGIDAVTGYATSLEGLPLAVPKSISPAQLEEFAYELLLDVRNKSEYAAGHIPGARHLSGGKVLWHQQELPAGGKIVTYCQSGMRNAVAASALRDAGFDVVELEGSYLGWKNSSN